Proteins encoded by one window of Bactrocera oleae isolate idBacOlea1 chromosome 4, idBacOlea1, whole genome shotgun sequence:
- the Gyg gene encoding uncharacterized protein Gyg isoform X4 — MSKFAWVTLTTNDTYSLGALVLAHSLRRTGTAYQLAVLVTPAVSAAMRQRLQDVYNVVQEVNVLDSQDAANLALLARPELGVTFTKLHCWRLVQFEKCVFLDADTLVLQNCDELFEREELSAAPDVSWPDCFNSGVFVYRPSLETFAKITQFAIENGSFDGGDQGLLNLFFGDWAQSDIKKHLPFIYNVAAFASYCYLPAFKQFRDKIKILHFAGKLKPWLIQFNSENRTALTPTEYAHAADLIQLWWNIFCDNVHQQLSDDMSAQGFSSECEAVVVRYAGLAGALSQLRLGEQRTPEQEVYEQLMRRQCWEAGQIDYTGRDAFDNIWKKITQTLESKPVATPPQEEDKSAEHHYIENPMPPNNFIPLHIGGIAPAEDAESERLNRINRMLQKSAEKLEELKVEDVSTRPLLAAPTNTASTRSRSPARQQNTNNNNTNLSISNKNNNNNNDTNTQRGLKRTASPRPIQQQQQQQRQVQTQQQLLQLQEQQQQQQAIQRQLQQQQELQRQLLQQQQQELKRQLQQQERQLAIQKQLQQQEQQQQQQQAIQRQVQQQQQQQTIQKQLQQQQVTVQRQAQQQVTVQRQAQQQQQVTVQRQLQQQQVTVQRQLQNQKVTVQREAPQPVPLSSKIPPPLLSPPIQQQPLLQTQQLLQPQQPRKQTPLQPQQQQQPTTQQPQRPPRQNQHHQLQQQLPQTSQQAQAQSAAAKQLANKSNRKSK, encoded by the exons AATTTGCGTGGGTGACGCTAACAACGAATGACACGTACTCGCTGGGCGCTTTAGTGTTGGCGCACTCGTTACGCCGCACCGGCACCGCCTATCAGCTGGCCGTCTTAGTGACGCCTGCCGTGTCGGCGGCCATGCGCCAGCGCTTGCAAGATGTCTACAATGTTGTGCAGGAGGTGAATGTTTTGGACTCACAGGATGCCGCCAATTTGGCACTGCTCGCACGCCCCGAACTGGGTGTCACATTCACAAAACTGCACTGCTGGCGTCTGGTGCAATTCGAGAAGTGCGTCTTCCTTGATGCTGACACACTG GTGCTGCAAAACTGCGATGAGCTGTTCGAGCGCGAGGAACTGTCGGCCGCCCCCGATGTTAGCTGGCCCGACTGCTTCAACTCCGGTGTGTTCGTATATCGTCCCAGTTTGGAGACATTCGCCAAAATCACACAGTTCGCCATAGAGAATGGCAGTTTCGATGGTGGTGATCAGGGTTTATTGAATTTATTCTTCGGCGATTGGGCGCAAAGCGATATCAAGAAGCACTTGCCATTCATCTACAATGTGGCCGCATTCGCTTCGTACTGCTACTTGCCCGCATTCAAACA GTTCAGAGATAAGATTAAGATTTTGCATTTTGCGGGCAAATTGAAGCCATGGCTCATACAATTCAATTCCGAGAACCGCACCGCACTGACGCCCACAGAGTATGCGCATGCCGCCGATTTGATACAGCTCTGGTGGAACATCTTCTGCGACAATGTGCATCAGCAGTTGTCCGATGATATG TCTGCGCAAGGATTTAGTAGTGAATGTGAAGCTGTGGTGGTAAGATAT GCTGGTTTGGCTGGCGCTTTGTCGCAGCTGCGTCTCGGCGAGCAACGCACACCCGAACAGGAGGTCTATGAACAGCTGATGCGTCGTCAATGCTGGGAGGCCGGACAAATCGATTACACGGGCCGAGATGCCTTCGACAATATTTGGAAGAAAATAACACAAACCTTGGAATCGAAACCCGTCGCCACGCCGCCACAGGAGGAGGATAAGTCTG CAGAACACCATTACATAGAAAATCCAATGCCTCCTAACAACTTTATCCCTTTACACATAGGTGGCATTGCGCCAGCGGAGGATGCTGAATCGGAACGCTTAAATCGCATTAATCGCATGTTGCAAAAGAGCGCTGAGAAACTGGAAGAGCTGAAAGTGGAGGACGTGTCTACACGTCCACTGCTGGCGGCGCCGACTAACACCGCTTCGACGCGCAGCAGATCGCCAGCACGACAACAAAAcactaacaataacaacactaaTCTTAgtataagcaataaaaataacaacaacaacaacgatactAATACACAACGAGGCCTGAAGCGAACGGCCTCACCGAGACcgatacaacaacagcaacaacaacaaagacaagTACAGACACAACAACAGTTGCTGCAATTGcaagaacaacagcaacaacaacaagccatACAACGACAACTTCAACAACAGCAAGAGTTGCAAAGACAAttgctgcaacaacagcaacaagagtTAAAAagacaattacaacaacaagagcGGCAACTGGCgatacaaaaacaattacaacaacaagaacagcaacagcaacagcaacaggcGATACAGAGACAagtacaacagcagcaacaacaacaaacaatacaaaaacaattacaacaacaacaggtgaCAGTACAAAGACAAGCACAACAACAGGTAACAGTACAAAggcaagcacaacaacaacagcaggtgACAGTACAAagacaattacaacaacaacaggtaaCAGTACAAAGACAATTACAGAACCAAAAGGTGACAGTACAGAGGGAAGCGCCACAACCGGTGCCACTAAGTAGCAAAATACCACCGCCATTGCTATCACCAcccatacaacaacaaccattacTGCAGACACAACAACTATTACAGCCACAACAACCACGCAAACAGACGCCTttgcaaccacaacaacaacaacaaccgacaACGCAACAACCACAACGCCCACCAAGACAGAACCAACATCATCAACTTCAACAACAACTACCGCAGACATCACAACAAGCGCAGGCACAAAGCGCTGCCGCCAAGCAGCTTGCCAACAAATCGAATCGCAAATCCAAATAA
- the Gyg gene encoding PAX-interacting protein 1 isoform X1, which yields MSKFAWVTLTTNDTYSLGALVLAHSLRRTGTAYQLAVLVTPAVSAAMRQRLQDVYNVVQEVNVLDSQDAANLALLARPELGVTFTKLHCWRLVQFEKCVFLDADTLVLQNCDELFEREELSAAPDVSWPDCFNSGVFVYRPSLETFAKITQFAIENGSFDGGDQGLLNLFFGDWAQSDIKKHLPFIYNVAAFASYCYLPAFKQFRDKIKILHFAGKLKPWLIQFNSENRTALTPTEYAHAADLIQLWWNIFCDNVHQQLSDDMCGAVVHYYYHYRPETPAQQQHDHYYQHYEHEQHHQQQQQHEHSPSPNYYEFEDIKEFRDPWEDYYENLARERSNSIKASEQQHEQHYEHEQHHEHEQHHEHEQHHQHEWQQPAAEPAHEWHSREEEQSRQAHYEANYEREEAAVVETPQPQPQPQEYHEQKDKPIEQYQEQAAYESHETHVTPVSQESHEQSTKTSTSENVEATATEQRIYEADIHKENTAQKQQDSSSVTQKSQSTDGTKKKTVSTRSRTDKQAFRSKDVNERERENKNKTKEKNEAGLAGALSQLRLGEQRTPEQEVYEQLMRRQCWEAGQIDYTGRDAFDNIWKKITQTLESKPVATPPQEEDKSAEHHYIENPMPPNNFIPLHIGGIAPAEDAESERLNRINRMLQKSAEKLEELKVEDVSTRPLLAAPTNTASTRSRSPARQQNTNNNNTNLSISNKNNNNNNDTNTQRGLKRTASPRPIQQQQQQQRQVQTQQQLLQLQEQQQQQQAIQRQLQQQQELQRQLLQQQQQELKRQLQQQERQLAIQKQLQQQEQQQQQQQAIQRQVQQQQQQQTIQKQLQQQQVTVQRQAQQQVTVQRQAQQQQQVTVQRQLQQQQVTVQRQLQNQKVTVQREAPQPVPLSSKIPPPLLSPPIQQQPLLQTQQLLQPQQPRKQTPLQPQQQQQPTTQQPQRPPRQNQHHQLQQQLPQTSQQAQAQSAAAKQLANKSNRKSK from the exons AATTTGCGTGGGTGACGCTAACAACGAATGACACGTACTCGCTGGGCGCTTTAGTGTTGGCGCACTCGTTACGCCGCACCGGCACCGCCTATCAGCTGGCCGTCTTAGTGACGCCTGCCGTGTCGGCGGCCATGCGCCAGCGCTTGCAAGATGTCTACAATGTTGTGCAGGAGGTGAATGTTTTGGACTCACAGGATGCCGCCAATTTGGCACTGCTCGCACGCCCCGAACTGGGTGTCACATTCACAAAACTGCACTGCTGGCGTCTGGTGCAATTCGAGAAGTGCGTCTTCCTTGATGCTGACACACTG GTGCTGCAAAACTGCGATGAGCTGTTCGAGCGCGAGGAACTGTCGGCCGCCCCCGATGTTAGCTGGCCCGACTGCTTCAACTCCGGTGTGTTCGTATATCGTCCCAGTTTGGAGACATTCGCCAAAATCACACAGTTCGCCATAGAGAATGGCAGTTTCGATGGTGGTGATCAGGGTTTATTGAATTTATTCTTCGGCGATTGGGCGCAAAGCGATATCAAGAAGCACTTGCCATTCATCTACAATGTGGCCGCATTCGCTTCGTACTGCTACTTGCCCGCATTCAAACA GTTCAGAGATAAGATTAAGATTTTGCATTTTGCGGGCAAATTGAAGCCATGGCTCATACAATTCAATTCCGAGAACCGCACCGCACTGACGCCCACAGAGTATGCGCATGCCGCCGATTTGATACAGCTCTGGTGGAACATCTTCTGCGACAATGTGCATCAGCAGTTGTCCGATGATATG TGTGGCGCCGTCGTTCATTATTACTATCACTATCGCCCTGAAACaccagcacaacaacaacacgatcATTACTATCAACATTATGAACATGAGCAACAtcatcaacagcagcagcaacacgaACATTCACCATCGCCGAATTATTATGAGTTCGAAGATATCAAAGAATTTCGTGATCCTTGGGAAGATTACTATGAGAATTTAGCCAGAGAGCGTAGTAATAGCATAAAAGCGAGTGAGCAGCAGCACGAACAACATTATGAACACGAACAACATCACGAGCACGAACAACATCACGAACACGAACAACACCACCAGCACGAATGGCAACAGCCAGCAGCAGAGCCAGCACACGAGTGGCACAGCAGAGAGGAAGAGCAATCAAGACAAGCGCATTATGAGGCTAATTATGAGAGAGAAGAAGCTGCGGTTGTCGAAACACCACAACCACAGCCACAACCACAAGAGTACCATGAACAAAAAGACAAGCCAATAGAACAATATCAGGAACAAGCAGCCTATGAATCCCATGAAACGCATGTTACCCCTGTTAGCCAAGAATCCCATGAGCAAAGTACAAAAACCTCAACAAGCGAAAATGTTGAAGCTACTGCCACTGAGCAACGAATTTATGAAGCTGATATTCATAAAGAGAACACTGCCCAAAAACAACAAGACTCCTCATCTGTAACGCAAAAATCACAAAGTACAGATGGGACAAAGAAAAAAACCGTTAGCACTAGGTCTAGAACAGATAAGCAAGCATTCCGTAGTAAAGATGTGAATGAAAGAGaaagagaaaacaaaaacaaaactaaagaaAAGAATGAG GCTGGTTTGGCTGGCGCTTTGTCGCAGCTGCGTCTCGGCGAGCAACGCACACCCGAACAGGAGGTCTATGAACAGCTGATGCGTCGTCAATGCTGGGAGGCCGGACAAATCGATTACACGGGCCGAGATGCCTTCGACAATATTTGGAAGAAAATAACACAAACCTTGGAATCGAAACCCGTCGCCACGCCGCCACAGGAGGAGGATAAGTCTG CAGAACACCATTACATAGAAAATCCAATGCCTCCTAACAACTTTATCCCTTTACACATAGGTGGCATTGCGCCAGCGGAGGATGCTGAATCGGAACGCTTAAATCGCATTAATCGCATGTTGCAAAAGAGCGCTGAGAAACTGGAAGAGCTGAAAGTGGAGGACGTGTCTACACGTCCACTGCTGGCGGCGCCGACTAACACCGCTTCGACGCGCAGCAGATCGCCAGCACGACAACAAAAcactaacaataacaacactaaTCTTAgtataagcaataaaaataacaacaacaacaacgatactAATACACAACGAGGCCTGAAGCGAACGGCCTCACCGAGACcgatacaacaacagcaacaacaacaaagacaagTACAGACACAACAACAGTTGCTGCAATTGcaagaacaacagcaacaacaacaagccatACAACGACAACTTCAACAACAGCAAGAGTTGCAAAGACAAttgctgcaacaacagcaacaagagtTAAAAagacaattacaacaacaagagcGGCAACTGGCgatacaaaaacaattacaacaacaagaacagcaacagcaacagcaacaggcGATACAGAGACAagtacaacagcagcaacaacaacaaacaatacaaaaacaattacaacaacaacaggtgaCAGTACAAAGACAAGCACAACAACAGGTAACAGTACAAAggcaagcacaacaacaacagcaggtgACAGTACAAagacaattacaacaacaacaggtaaCAGTACAAAGACAATTACAGAACCAAAAGGTGACAGTACAGAGGGAAGCGCCACAACCGGTGCCACTAAGTAGCAAAATACCACCGCCATTGCTATCACCAcccatacaacaacaaccattacTGCAGACACAACAACTATTACAGCCACAACAACCACGCAAACAGACGCCTttgcaaccacaacaacaacaacaaccgacaACGCAACAACCACAACGCCCACCAAGACAGAACCAACATCATCAACTTCAACAACAACTACCGCAGACATCACAACAAGCGCAGGCACAAAGCGCTGCCGCCAAGCAGCTTGCCAACAAATCGAATCGCAAATCCAAATAA
- the Gyg gene encoding GATA zinc finger domain-containing protein 10 isoform X2, translating into MSKFAWVTLTTNDTYSLGALVLAHSLRRTGTAYQLAVLVTPAVSAAMRQRLQDVYNVVQEVNVLDSQDAANLALLARPELGVTFTKLHCWRLVQFEKCVFLDADTLVLQNCDELFEREELSAAPDVSWPDCFNSGVFVYRPSLETFAKITQFAIENGSFDGGDQGLLNLFFGDWAQSDIKKHLPFIYNVAAFASYCYLPAFKQFRDKIKILHFAGKLKPWLIQFNSENRTALTPTEYAHAADLIQLWWNIFCDNVHQQLSDDMCGAVVHYYYHYRPETPAQQQHDHYYQHYEHEQHHQQQQQHEHSPSPNYYEFEDIKEFRDPWEDYYENLARERSNSIKASEQQHEQHYEHEQHHEHEQHHEHEQHHQHEWQQPAAEPAHEWHSREEEQSRQAHYEANYEREEAAVVETPQPQPQPQEYHEQKDKPIEQYQEQAAYESHETHVTPVSQESHEQSTKTSTSENVEATATEQRIYEADIHKENTAQKQQDSSSVTQKSQSTDGTKKKTVSTRSRTDKQAFRSKDVNERERENKNKTKEKNEAGLAGALSQLRLGEQRTPEQEVYEQLMRRQCWEAGQIDYTGRDAFDNIWKKITQTLESKPVATPPQEEDKSAEHHYIENPMPPNNFIPLHIGGIAPAEDAESERLNRINRMLQKSAEKLEELKVEDVSTRPLLAAPTNTASTRSRSPARQQNTNNNNTNLSISNKNNNNNNDTNTQRGLKRTASPRPIQQQQQQQRQVQTQQQLLQLQEQQQQQQAIQRQLQQQQELQRQLLQQQQQELKRQLQQQERQLAIQKQLQQQEQQQQQQQAIQRQVQQQQQQQTIQKQLQQQQVTVQRQAQQQQQVTVQRQLQQQQVTVQRQLQNQKVTVQREAPQPVPLSSKIPPPLLSPPIQQQPLLQTQQLLQPQQPRKQTPLQPQQQQQPTTQQPQRPPRQNQHHQLQQQLPQTSQQAQAQSAAAKQLANKSNRKSK; encoded by the exons AATTTGCGTGGGTGACGCTAACAACGAATGACACGTACTCGCTGGGCGCTTTAGTGTTGGCGCACTCGTTACGCCGCACCGGCACCGCCTATCAGCTGGCCGTCTTAGTGACGCCTGCCGTGTCGGCGGCCATGCGCCAGCGCTTGCAAGATGTCTACAATGTTGTGCAGGAGGTGAATGTTTTGGACTCACAGGATGCCGCCAATTTGGCACTGCTCGCACGCCCCGAACTGGGTGTCACATTCACAAAACTGCACTGCTGGCGTCTGGTGCAATTCGAGAAGTGCGTCTTCCTTGATGCTGACACACTG GTGCTGCAAAACTGCGATGAGCTGTTCGAGCGCGAGGAACTGTCGGCCGCCCCCGATGTTAGCTGGCCCGACTGCTTCAACTCCGGTGTGTTCGTATATCGTCCCAGTTTGGAGACATTCGCCAAAATCACACAGTTCGCCATAGAGAATGGCAGTTTCGATGGTGGTGATCAGGGTTTATTGAATTTATTCTTCGGCGATTGGGCGCAAAGCGATATCAAGAAGCACTTGCCATTCATCTACAATGTGGCCGCATTCGCTTCGTACTGCTACTTGCCCGCATTCAAACA GTTCAGAGATAAGATTAAGATTTTGCATTTTGCGGGCAAATTGAAGCCATGGCTCATACAATTCAATTCCGAGAACCGCACCGCACTGACGCCCACAGAGTATGCGCATGCCGCCGATTTGATACAGCTCTGGTGGAACATCTTCTGCGACAATGTGCATCAGCAGTTGTCCGATGATATG TGTGGCGCCGTCGTTCATTATTACTATCACTATCGCCCTGAAACaccagcacaacaacaacacgatcATTACTATCAACATTATGAACATGAGCAACAtcatcaacagcagcagcaacacgaACATTCACCATCGCCGAATTATTATGAGTTCGAAGATATCAAAGAATTTCGTGATCCTTGGGAAGATTACTATGAGAATTTAGCCAGAGAGCGTAGTAATAGCATAAAAGCGAGTGAGCAGCAGCACGAACAACATTATGAACACGAACAACATCACGAGCACGAACAACATCACGAACACGAACAACACCACCAGCACGAATGGCAACAGCCAGCAGCAGAGCCAGCACACGAGTGGCACAGCAGAGAGGAAGAGCAATCAAGACAAGCGCATTATGAGGCTAATTATGAGAGAGAAGAAGCTGCGGTTGTCGAAACACCACAACCACAGCCACAACCACAAGAGTACCATGAACAAAAAGACAAGCCAATAGAACAATATCAGGAACAAGCAGCCTATGAATCCCATGAAACGCATGTTACCCCTGTTAGCCAAGAATCCCATGAGCAAAGTACAAAAACCTCAACAAGCGAAAATGTTGAAGCTACTGCCACTGAGCAACGAATTTATGAAGCTGATATTCATAAAGAGAACACTGCCCAAAAACAACAAGACTCCTCATCTGTAACGCAAAAATCACAAAGTACAGATGGGACAAAGAAAAAAACCGTTAGCACTAGGTCTAGAACAGATAAGCAAGCATTCCGTAGTAAAGATGTGAATGAAAGAGaaagagaaaacaaaaacaaaactaaagaaAAGAATGAG GCTGGTTTGGCTGGCGCTTTGTCGCAGCTGCGTCTCGGCGAGCAACGCACACCCGAACAGGAGGTCTATGAACAGCTGATGCGTCGTCAATGCTGGGAGGCCGGACAAATCGATTACACGGGCCGAGATGCCTTCGACAATATTTGGAAGAAAATAACACAAACCTTGGAATCGAAACCCGTCGCCACGCCGCCACAGGAGGAGGATAAGTCTG CAGAACACCATTACATAGAAAATCCAATGCCTCCTAACAACTTTATCCCTTTACACATAGGTGGCATTGCGCCAGCGGAGGATGCTGAATCGGAACGCTTAAATCGCATTAATCGCATGTTGCAAAAGAGCGCTGAGAAACTGGAAGAGCTGAAAGTGGAGGACGTGTCTACACGTCCACTGCTGGCGGCGCCGACTAACACCGCTTCGACGCGCAGCAGATCGCCAGCACGACAACAAAAcactaacaataacaacactaaTCTTAgtataagcaataaaaataacaacaacaacaacgatactAATACACAACGAGGCCTGAAGCGAACGGCCTCACCGAGACcgatacaacaacagcaacaacaacaaagacaagTACAGACACAACAACAGTTGCTGCAATTGcaagaacaacagcaacaacaacaagccatACAACGACAACTTCAACAACAGCAAGAGTTGCAAAGACAAttgctgcaacaacagcaacaagagtTAAAAagacaattacaacaacaagagcGGCAACTGGCgatacaaaaacaattacaacaacaagaacagcaacagcaacagcaacaggcGATACAGAGACAagtacaacagcagcaacaacaacaaacaatacaaaaacaattacaacaacaacag GTAACAGTACAAAggcaagcacaacaacaacagcaggtgACAGTACAAagacaattacaacaacaacaggtaaCAGTACAAAGACAATTACAGAACCAAAAGGTGACAGTACAGAGGGAAGCGCCACAACCGGTGCCACTAAGTAGCAAAATACCACCGCCATTGCTATCACCAcccatacaacaacaaccattacTGCAGACACAACAACTATTACAGCCACAACAACCACGCAAACAGACGCCTttgcaaccacaacaacaacaacaaccgacaACGCAACAACCACAACGCCCACCAAGACAGAACCAACATCATCAACTTCAACAACAACTACCGCAGACATCACAACAAGCGCAGGCACAAAGCGCTGCCGCCAAGCAGCTTGCCAACAAATCGAATCGCAAATCCAAATAA
- the Gyg gene encoding uncharacterized protein Gyg isoform X3, translated as MSKFAWVTLTTNDTYSLGALVLAHSLRRTGTAYQLAVLVTPAVSAAMRQRLQDVYNVVQEVNVLDSQDAANLALLARPELGVTFTKLHCWRLVQFEKCVFLDADTLVLQNCDELFEREELSAAPDVSWPDCFNSGVFVYRPSLETFAKITQFAIENGSFDGGDQGLLNLFFGDWAQSDIKKHLPFIYNVAAFASYCYLPAFKQFRDKIKILHFAGKLKPWLIQFNSENRTALTPTEYAHAADLIQLWWNIFCDNVHQQLSDDMCGAVVHYYYHYRPETPAQQQHDHYYQHYEHEQHHQQQQQHEHSPSPNYYEFEDIKEFRDPWEDYYENLARERSNSIKASEQQHEQHYEHEQHHEHEQHHEHEQHHQHEWQQPAAEPAHEWHSREEEQSRQAHYEANYEREEAAVVETPQPQPQPQEYHEQKDKPIEQYQEQAAYESHETHVTPVSQESHEQSTKTSTSENVEATATEQRIYEADIHKENTAQKQQDSSSVTQKSQSTDGTKKKTVSTRSRTDKQAFRSKDVNERERENKNKTKEKNEAGLAGALSQLRLGEQRTPEQEVYEQLMRRQCWEAGQIDYTGRDAFDNIWKKITQTLESKPVATPPQEEDKSGGIAPAEDAESERLNRINRMLQKSAEKLEELKVEDVSTRPLLAAPTNTASTRSRSPARQQNTNNNNTNLSISNKNNNNNNDTNTQRGLKRTASPRPIQQQQQQQRQVQTQQQLLQLQEQQQQQQAIQRQLQQQQELQRQLLQQQQQELKRQLQQQERQLAIQKQLQQQEQQQQQQQAIQRQVQQQQQQQTIQKQLQQQQVTVQRQAQQQVTVQRQAQQQQQVTVQRQLQQQQVTVQRQLQNQKVTVQREAPQPVPLSSKIPPPLLSPPIQQQPLLQTQQLLQPQQPRKQTPLQPQQQQQPTTQQPQRPPRQNQHHQLQQQLPQTSQQAQAQSAAAKQLANKSNRKSK; from the exons AATTTGCGTGGGTGACGCTAACAACGAATGACACGTACTCGCTGGGCGCTTTAGTGTTGGCGCACTCGTTACGCCGCACCGGCACCGCCTATCAGCTGGCCGTCTTAGTGACGCCTGCCGTGTCGGCGGCCATGCGCCAGCGCTTGCAAGATGTCTACAATGTTGTGCAGGAGGTGAATGTTTTGGACTCACAGGATGCCGCCAATTTGGCACTGCTCGCACGCCCCGAACTGGGTGTCACATTCACAAAACTGCACTGCTGGCGTCTGGTGCAATTCGAGAAGTGCGTCTTCCTTGATGCTGACACACTG GTGCTGCAAAACTGCGATGAGCTGTTCGAGCGCGAGGAACTGTCGGCCGCCCCCGATGTTAGCTGGCCCGACTGCTTCAACTCCGGTGTGTTCGTATATCGTCCCAGTTTGGAGACATTCGCCAAAATCACACAGTTCGCCATAGAGAATGGCAGTTTCGATGGTGGTGATCAGGGTTTATTGAATTTATTCTTCGGCGATTGGGCGCAAAGCGATATCAAGAAGCACTTGCCATTCATCTACAATGTGGCCGCATTCGCTTCGTACTGCTACTTGCCCGCATTCAAACA GTTCAGAGATAAGATTAAGATTTTGCATTTTGCGGGCAAATTGAAGCCATGGCTCATACAATTCAATTCCGAGAACCGCACCGCACTGACGCCCACAGAGTATGCGCATGCCGCCGATTTGATACAGCTCTGGTGGAACATCTTCTGCGACAATGTGCATCAGCAGTTGTCCGATGATATG TGTGGCGCCGTCGTTCATTATTACTATCACTATCGCCCTGAAACaccagcacaacaacaacacgatcATTACTATCAACATTATGAACATGAGCAACAtcatcaacagcagcagcaacacgaACATTCACCATCGCCGAATTATTATGAGTTCGAAGATATCAAAGAATTTCGTGATCCTTGGGAAGATTACTATGAGAATTTAGCCAGAGAGCGTAGTAATAGCATAAAAGCGAGTGAGCAGCAGCACGAACAACATTATGAACACGAACAACATCACGAGCACGAACAACATCACGAACACGAACAACACCACCAGCACGAATGGCAACAGCCAGCAGCAGAGCCAGCACACGAGTGGCACAGCAGAGAGGAAGAGCAATCAAGACAAGCGCATTATGAGGCTAATTATGAGAGAGAAGAAGCTGCGGTTGTCGAAACACCACAACCACAGCCACAACCACAAGAGTACCATGAACAAAAAGACAAGCCAATAGAACAATATCAGGAACAAGCAGCCTATGAATCCCATGAAACGCATGTTACCCCTGTTAGCCAAGAATCCCATGAGCAAAGTACAAAAACCTCAACAAGCGAAAATGTTGAAGCTACTGCCACTGAGCAACGAATTTATGAAGCTGATATTCATAAAGAGAACACTGCCCAAAAACAACAAGACTCCTCATCTGTAACGCAAAAATCACAAAGTACAGATGGGACAAAGAAAAAAACCGTTAGCACTAGGTCTAGAACAGATAAGCAAGCATTCCGTAGTAAAGATGTGAATGAAAGAGaaagagaaaacaaaaacaaaactaaagaaAAGAATGAG GCTGGTTTGGCTGGCGCTTTGTCGCAGCTGCGTCTCGGCGAGCAACGCACACCCGAACAGGAGGTCTATGAACAGCTGATGCGTCGTCAATGCTGGGAGGCCGGACAAATCGATTACACGGGCCGAGATGCCTTCGACAATATTTGGAAGAAAATAACACAAACCTTGGAATCGAAACCCGTCGCCACGCCGCCACAGGAGGAGGATAAGTCTG GTGGCATTGCGCCAGCGGAGGATGCTGAATCGGAACGCTTAAATCGCATTAATCGCATGTTGCAAAAGAGCGCTGAGAAACTGGAAGAGCTGAAAGTGGAGGACGTGTCTACACGTCCACTGCTGGCGGCGCCGACTAACACCGCTTCGACGCGCAGCAGATCGCCAGCACGACAACAAAAcactaacaataacaacactaaTCTTAgtataagcaataaaaataacaacaacaacaacgatactAATACACAACGAGGCCTGAAGCGAACGGCCTCACCGAGACcgatacaacaacagcaacaacaacaaagacaagTACAGACACAACAACAGTTGCTGCAATTGcaagaacaacagcaacaacaacaagccatACAACGACAACTTCAACAACAGCAAGAGTTGCAAAGACAAttgctgcaacaacagcaacaagagtTAAAAagacaattacaacaacaagagcGGCAACTGGCgatacaaaaacaattacaacaacaagaacagcaacagcaacagcaacaggcGATACAGAGACAagtacaacagcagcaacaacaacaaacaatacaaaaacaattacaacaacaacaggtgaCAGTACAAAGACAAGCACAACAACAGGTAACAGTACAAAggcaagcacaacaacaacagcaggtgACAGTACAAagacaattacaacaacaacaggtaaCAGTACAAAGACAATTACAGAACCAAAAGGTGACAGTACAGAGGGAAGCGCCACAACCGGTGCCACTAAGTAGCAAAATACCACCGCCATTGCTATCACCAcccatacaacaacaaccattacTGCAGACACAACAACTATTACAGCCACAACAACCACGCAAACAGACGCCTttgcaaccacaacaacaacaacaaccgacaACGCAACAACCACAACGCCCACCAAGACAGAACCAACATCATCAACTTCAACAACAACTACCGCAGACATCACAACAAGCGCAGGCACAAAGCGCTGCCGCCAAGCAGCTTGCCAACAAATCGAATCGCAAATCCAAATAA